A part of Terriglobus roseus genomic DNA contains:
- a CDS encoding acyltransferase family protein, which translates to MDNGSHHKAVVSFYRPQLDVVRFFAFFAVFIHHAIPRTGSGSAIEMFADAMGFGLCLFFVLSAYLITLLLSREHDATGSINMGAFYIRRILRIWPLYLLGLSIGVARAFHHGVLQEQKAWFIAALLFAGNLVFPGNILMSHLWSISIEEQFYLFFPTSCRFFGQRGMLVIACVLILLANVTLVHFAQIHADPDVTIWFNSFVQFEMFATGILLALADRWLPRWSIPMSLLVVLGCIGGWLLAAGHFHLKTMGSKAQSAASLCAGYALVAIACGLLIVAFQQLPAQRPFIYSGRISYGLYVFHLPVLAAVTSRVHGLAGSALTLILTFCVAAVSYRYFETPFLRLKRRFERIKTFAP; encoded by the coding sequence ATGGACAACGGTTCACATCACAAAGCGGTGGTTTCGTTCTACCGACCTCAACTGGATGTCGTTCGTTTCTTTGCCTTCTTCGCAGTGTTTATCCACCACGCGATCCCTCGCACAGGCTCAGGGAGCGCTATTGAAATGTTCGCTGACGCAATGGGTTTTGGGTTGTGCCTGTTTTTCGTTCTGAGTGCATATCTCATCACTCTGTTGCTAAGTCGCGAGCATGATGCTACGGGCTCCATCAATATGGGCGCTTTCTACATCCGTCGCATTCTGCGTATATGGCCACTCTATCTGCTTGGCCTTTCCATCGGTGTCGCCCGTGCGTTCCATCATGGAGTCTTGCAAGAACAAAAGGCCTGGTTCATTGCCGCCCTTCTCTTTGCCGGAAACCTTGTCTTTCCAGGCAACATCCTCATGTCGCATTTGTGGAGCATCTCCATTGAAGAGCAGTTCTATCTCTTCTTTCCCACGTCCTGCAGATTCTTCGGACAACGCGGCATGTTGGTAATCGCGTGTGTCTTGATTCTCTTGGCGAACGTGACCTTAGTTCATTTCGCACAAATACACGCAGACCCCGACGTCACTATTTGGTTCAATAGCTTTGTCCAATTTGAAATGTTTGCAACAGGAATTCTGCTGGCACTTGCGGATCGCTGGCTGCCGCGATGGAGCATTCCAATGAGTCTGCTCGTTGTGCTCGGTTGTATAGGCGGGTGGCTGCTGGCCGCTGGCCATTTTCATTTGAAAACCATGGGAAGTAAAGCACAGTCGGCTGCCTCTCTATGCGCTGGTTACGCTCTGGTAGCTATCGCATGTGGACTATTAATCGTCGCCTTCCAGCAACTCCCGGCCCAGCGCCCTTTCATCTATTCTGGAAGAATCTCGTACGGTCTCTATGTGTTTCATCTTCCGGTCTTGGCGGCAGTCACTTCGCGCGTCCACGGTCTAGCCGGATCTGCTCTGACATTGATACTGACCTTCTGCGTCGCCGCAGTCTCTTACCGTTATTTCGAGACGCCCTTTCTCCGACTGAAACGTCGTTTCGAGCGAATCAAG